The Solibacillus sp. FSL W7-1436 genome window below encodes:
- a CDS encoding MBL fold metallo-hydrolase, with protein MDKKMNYGDDYKFIPATSVQSGVSEELLPDLYVHTIQIANIVFYGSPDYNDFVLIDAGMPKSAQEIIDAAEKRYGKNAKPNAIILTHGHFDHVGAIIELVEHWQVPVFAHKLELPYLTGLENYPEPDPPVDSGLVAKMSPMFPNEAIDLGESVQELPSDGTVPFMDGFKWIHTPGHTPGHVSLFRERDRALIAGDAFVTVKQESLYKVFTQEKEVNGPPKYLTPDWTAAFDSVKKLAALNPSVAVTGHGVPMSGAELSEGLRKLVDDFDQIALPKNKK; from the coding sequence TTGGATAAAAAAATGAATTACGGTGATGACTATAAATTTATACCTGCTACTTCTGTTCAAAGTGGTGTAAGTGAGGAGTTATTGCCCGACCTATATGTTCACACGATTCAAATTGCCAATATTGTTTTTTATGGCAGCCCTGATTATAACGACTTTGTTTTAATAGACGCCGGGATGCCGAAAAGCGCACAAGAAATTATTGATGCGGCAGAAAAAAGATACGGAAAAAATGCAAAACCGAATGCAATTATTTTGACACATGGGCATTTTGATCATGTCGGGGCGATCATTGAACTTGTTGAACATTGGCAAGTACCGGTTTTCGCTCACAAGCTGGAACTGCCGTATTTAACTGGCCTGGAAAATTATCCGGAGCCCGACCCTCCTGTTGATAGCGGATTAGTCGCTAAAATGTCTCCGATGTTCCCGAATGAAGCGATTGACTTGGGGGAATCTGTCCAGGAGCTTCCATCAGATGGAACTGTACCTTTCATGGACGGATTTAAGTGGATTCATACTCCGGGTCATACACCTGGACATGTTTCGTTATTTAGAGAGCGCGACAGAGCACTTATTGCAGGAGATGCTTTTGTTACGGTCAAACAGGAATCTTTATATAAAGTATTTACTCAGGAAAAAGAAGTGAACGGTCCACCGAAGTATTTGACTCCGGACTGGACTGCCGCGTTTGATTCGGTAAAAAAACTGGCAGCATTAAATCCTTCTGTGGCGGTTACCGGTCATGGAGTACCGATGAGTGGGGCGGAGCTAAGCGAGGGGCTGCGTAAACTTGTCGATGATTTTGATCAGATAGCATTGCCAAAGAATAAGAAATAG
- a CDS encoding GerAB/ArcD/ProY family transporter has product MTIQLTKMQLFLLMFVMQTGFVYTSFQNMVIEHSKRDATFQFLIVAFIFFLQVLFFERMHQYFFLNRFTKALYLIYWTSYIVVFVVYITYVLTTWVFPNTPEIVLIAIYLSVCLYASISRPETAINIGVVLIPMFLLFLFFMFLTLPSLQVTNLLPFFYNLSDTWYMGFVFSTYAFGGAEMYIVLRKYLAKGVKVSKKALAIYFSILTSFYLLSITFTLMFFSLDEIKLIPEPILYILHSTEVTFIKRLDLFFVYIWLSWSLVAIVNYVLVIRVVYFENKIKYPKVKLLIFFAVTGVTADFLIRFSVLEFFKHNLVYGNIAFTFLLPILIILINKIRGRTVSDSAKPS; this is encoded by the coding sequence ATGACAATCCAGTTAACAAAGATGCAATTATTTCTGTTAATGTTTGTAATGCAAACCGGATTTGTCTATACATCCTTCCAAAATATGGTTATCGAACATAGCAAACGTGATGCTACGTTTCAGTTTCTTATTGTTGCGTTCATCTTTTTCCTGCAGGTATTGTTTTTTGAACGTATGCATCAATATTTTTTCTTGAACAGATTTACAAAAGCATTGTATCTCATTTACTGGACAAGCTATATTGTTGTGTTTGTCGTCTACATTACGTATGTACTAACGACTTGGGTTTTTCCAAATACACCGGAAATTGTGCTGATAGCAATATATTTATCCGTTTGCCTATACGCAAGTATTAGCAGGCCTGAAACAGCAATCAATATTGGCGTCGTTTTAATTCCAATGTTCTTACTGTTTTTATTTTTTATGTTTTTAACTTTGCCCAGTTTACAAGTGACGAATTTGCTGCCATTTTTTTACAATCTTTCCGATACATGGTATATGGGATTTGTTTTCAGTACGTATGCATTTGGCGGCGCAGAAATGTATATTGTTCTTCGTAAATATTTAGCTAAAGGTGTAAAAGTGTCGAAAAAGGCACTGGCTATATATTTTTCAATATTAACAAGTTTTTACTTACTTTCCATTACGTTTACATTGATGTTTTTTTCTTTGGATGAAATAAAACTTATTCCTGAACCAATTTTGTATATATTACACTCGACAGAAGTGACATTTATAAAAAGGCTCGATCTATTTTTTGTTTACATTTGGCTTTCATGGTCTTTAGTTGCAATCGTCAATTACGTGCTTGTTATAAGAGTTGTGTATTTTGAAAACAAAATTAAATATCCGAAAGTAAAACTGCTTATTTTTTTCGCAGTTACGGGCGTGACAGCAGATTTCCTCATACGCTTTTCAGTGCTGGAATTTTTTAAACATAATTTAGTTTATGGAAATATCGCATTTACTTTTTTATTGCCAATTCTCATCATACTTATCAACAAGATAAGGGGGCGGACCGTATCCGATTCGGCAAAACCATCTTAG
- a CDS encoding manganese catalase family protein, translating into MYYYKEELINIIKPDKPDPAAARVLQEILGGHYGEMRTMMQFFFQSSNFRGKDTQFRDLLRGIFLEEIAHVELVQNTINQLLNDSGESSAPGNNGMDQSPLDEAVLHANPHHFIMGAQASLPVDAAGNPWNGSWVYSHGNLIADLLNNLVLESTGVLQKTRIYEMSSNQTFRETLAFLIVRDNAHQNAFAKALETLGVNWGKLFPVPNYDINKYPECRKFVDMGYHNCQFNFRLDPTRIGEILQGQSPSRNGGQYQVTPPPVGFPVPLMPDMPNEHSPGLYDLNN; encoded by the coding sequence ATGTACTACTACAAAGAAGAACTGATCAATATTATTAAACCGGACAAACCAGATCCGGCGGCTGCCCGCGTTTTACAGGAAATTTTAGGCGGACATTACGGGGAAATGCGGACAATGATGCAATTTTTCTTCCAAAGCTCCAATTTCCGAGGTAAAGATACTCAATTCAGGGATTTGCTGCGCGGTATCTTCTTGGAAGAGATTGCCCACGTCGAGCTTGTTCAAAATACGATCAATCAACTATTGAATGATTCCGGAGAGTCATCTGCTCCCGGTAATAATGGGATGGATCAATCTCCATTGGATGAAGCGGTCCTCCATGCAAATCCCCACCATTTTATTATGGGCGCACAAGCATCATTGCCGGTAGACGCAGCAGGAAATCCATGGAACGGCTCATGGGTTTACTCACATGGCAACCTCATCGCCGACTTACTGAATAATCTTGTATTGGAATCTACAGGTGTACTGCAAAAAACTCGGATTTATGAAATGAGCTCAAACCAGACATTCCGTGAAACGCTCGCATTTTTAATCGTGCGTGATAATGCCCATCAAAACGCTTTTGCTAAAGCACTCGAAACATTAGGGGTAAATTGGGGCAAACTATTCCCTGTACCGAATTACGATATTAACAAATATCCCGAATGCCGAAAATTTGTCGATATGGGTTACCATAACTGTCAATTCAACTTCCGTCTGGACCCTACAAGAATCGGTGAAATTTTGCAGGGACAATCTCCAAGCCGAAATGGCGGACAATATCAAGTAACACCTCCACCAGTAGGATTCCCGGTACCGTTAATGCCGGACATGCCAAATGAGCATAGCCCCGGGTTATATGATTTGAATAATTAG
- a CDS encoding Ger(x)C family spore germination protein, with translation MAGCWDERLYKNSSVVSLTGFEGEIGKLTAYYAYPEATTNEMKTIIITGEGVSPRDVRQDAELKVEQTLDLSVLSTILISEKTAEHDIYKFLDGYFRDANSPVTSKLAIVQGDLKPFFEVSEDKQSTAGDFYDRFITSLEENSMVIPYTLQTASSVLFENAQDLALPYLIMGEEQHPKAEGLVLFSGRSFTGKKLSIDEAVLLNILNDSLGFATRISYLYEESPVTVRINESKRKFDISENKIEIPLKLEFILSEFPDDNLDETNKRIELEKFLEDEIEKDMKEVIKKLQEAKCDAIGIGRHVRAFHPKWFKEDWNEHFSTLDISPKVDVEIVKTGILE, from the coding sequence CTGGCAGGATGTTGGGATGAGAGGCTTTATAAAAATTCCTCCGTCGTATCGCTAACAGGTTTTGAAGGGGAAATAGGAAAGTTAACTGCCTATTATGCTTATCCGGAAGCGACAACTAATGAAATGAAAACCATTATTATTACAGGTGAGGGTGTTTCACCACGTGACGTACGTCAGGATGCAGAACTGAAAGTCGAACAAACATTGGATTTATCCGTTTTATCAACGATTTTGATTTCTGAAAAGACTGCAGAACATGATATTTATAAATTTTTGGATGGTTATTTTCGTGATGCGAATAGTCCTGTCACTTCTAAACTAGCCATTGTTCAAGGAGATTTGAAGCCATTTTTTGAAGTAAGTGAAGATAAGCAAAGTACGGCAGGGGATTTTTATGATCGCTTTATTACAAGCTTGGAAGAGAATTCAATGGTCATCCCTTACACGTTGCAAACAGCATCTTCTGTCCTTTTTGAAAATGCCCAAGACCTGGCTTTGCCTTATTTAATAATGGGAGAAGAGCAACATCCCAAAGCAGAGGGACTCGTACTCTTTTCCGGGCGCTCTTTCACTGGTAAAAAATTGTCAATAGATGAAGCGGTTTTATTAAATATCTTAAATGATTCCCTTGGATTTGCTACTCGTATCTCATATTTATATGAGGAAAGTCCAGTAACAGTAAGGATCAATGAATCAAAACGTAAGTTTGATATTTCAGAAAATAAAATTGAAATCCCCTTAAAACTGGAGTTCATTCTTTCTGAATTTCCGGACGATAATTTAGATGAAACAAACAAGAGAATAGAGCTTGAAAAATTTTTGGAAGATGAAATTGAAAAAGATATGAAGGAAGTAATCAAAAAATTACAGGAAGCAAAGTGTGATGCAATCGGAATCGGACGACATGTAAGAGCATTTCACCCGAAATGGTTTAAAGAAGATTGGAATGAGCACTTTTCAACTTTGGATATTTCCCCAAAAGTAGATGTAGAAATCGTTAAAACGGGTATATTGGAGTAA
- a CDS encoding helix-turn-helix transcriptional regulator, translated as MKDVQINNSVKLRRTELGNLTQSDLAKQVGVTRQTMNLIEAQKYNPTIKVCLLIANALDTSIEKLFWMEEEL; from the coding sequence ATGAAAGATGTTCAAATAAATAACAGTGTGAAATTACGAAGAACGGAATTGGGCAATTTAACACAAAGTGATTTAGCAAAGCAAGTTGGTGTCACAAGGCAAACGATGAATTTAATCGAAGCGCAAAAGTATAATCCTACAATTAAAGTATGCTTGTTGATTGCAAATGCACTGGATACTTCAATTGAAAAATTGTTTTGGATGGAGGAAGAATTATGA
- a CDS encoding spore germination protein yields the protein MTQTMEIKQEIKRLNKQFLHSSDFVAKEIQLGQEQNVILCYYSSLVNKTDVEQNLLNLKKLSESSTQKDLNSSQMADQSLLDDSVENSDKNQTSAAQKQQLINEETITITTEKYDEQKLVDYLCNGETLIILLQSKQMIRLQNAEFAHKSPEEPENEQILRGSHEGLVENLDVNIQLIRKRIKNNKLVVKTIQLGNETRTTVYYFYVENVVDSEALKIVENRLNAIDLDMLYSTGQLEEYLDDQVWSPFPQLLLTERPDRVVANILEGKIAVMSDLSNNAIIGPVTFFSFYQTPDDFNSRVIVGTFYRLTRLFGFVSAIFLPAFYIAIVSFHFEVLPLELANKVKSDINQIPYRPLIEAMIMEITIELIREASVRLPKSIGQTIGIVGGLVIGDAIVSAGLVSNLMVIVVAFTAISSFVVPSIELNTTIRTLRFPFMFLASLFGFFGIVIGTFLLVIHLLNLSSLKRPYFSPVIPFDPVGMRKVFFRGPYYGANRQARSFKSKRNDRE from the coding sequence TTGACACAAACAATGGAAATAAAGCAGGAAATTAAACGACTTAACAAGCAATTCCTCCATTCATCGGATTTTGTTGCAAAAGAAATTCAGCTCGGCCAGGAGCAAAACGTCATTTTATGCTATTATTCATCACTTGTAAACAAAACGGATGTTGAACAGAACCTTTTAAATCTGAAAAAGCTGAGTGAATCTTCAACTCAGAAAGACCTGAATTCAAGTCAAATGGCTGATCAATCGCTACTGGATGACTCAGTAGAAAATAGTGATAAAAATCAAACTTCTGCAGCCCAAAAACAACAGTTAATTAATGAAGAAACGATTACGATTACTACAGAAAAATATGATGAGCAAAAGCTTGTTGATTATTTATGTAACGGTGAGACCTTAATTATTCTATTACAGTCCAAACAGATGATTCGATTACAAAATGCGGAATTTGCCCATAAATCGCCGGAAGAACCCGAAAACGAACAAATATTGAGGGGTTCGCATGAAGGATTGGTTGAAAATTTAGATGTTAATATTCAGCTGATCCGAAAACGAATTAAGAACAATAAACTTGTCGTTAAAACGATACAACTTGGAAATGAAACGAGGACAACAGTTTATTACTTTTATGTAGAAAATGTAGTGGATAGTGAGGCACTTAAAATAGTTGAAAATCGGTTGAATGCAATCGATTTGGATATGTTATATAGCACGGGTCAGTTAGAGGAATATTTAGATGATCAAGTATGGTCACCGTTTCCTCAACTTCTGCTTACAGAACGGCCAGACCGTGTAGTTGCCAATATTTTGGAAGGTAAAATAGCGGTAATGAGTGATTTGTCTAACAATGCAATCATTGGGCCGGTTACATTTTTTTCGTTCTATCAAACACCGGATGATTTCAACTCCCGTGTAATTGTCGGTACATTTTACAGATTGACACGATTATTCGGTTTTGTATCCGCTATATTTTTGCCTGCTTTTTATATTGCGATTGTAAGTTTTCATTTTGAAGTGCTCCCGCTAGAACTTGCAAATAAGGTGAAATCGGATATTAACCAGATTCCATACAGACCACTTATTGAAGCGATGATTATGGAAATAACGATTGAATTGATCCGTGAAGCCAGTGTCCGCTTGCCCAAGTCAATCGGGCAGACAATTGGTATCGTTGGAGGTCTTGTAATTGGCGATGCCATTGTCAGCGCGGGGCTAGTATCAAATTTGATGGTAATTGTTGTAGCGTTTACAGCTATATCGAGTTTCGTAGTGCCCTCAATAGAACTTAATACGACGATACGGACGCTTCGTTTCCCGTTTATGTTTTTAGCATCTCTATTTGGATTTTTCGGAATTGTAATCGGTACATTTTTATTGGTTATTCACTTATTAAATTTAAGTTCTTTAAAACGCCCTTATTTTTCACCGGTTATTCCATTTGATCCAGTAGGAATGCGAAAGGTTTTTTTCCGCGGTCCATATTATGGAGCTAACAGACAGGCTCGAAGCTTTAAATCGAAAAGGAATGATAGAGAATGA
- a CDS encoding DUF3784 domain-containing protein: protein MEMNLVIVGLVFVVLGYLVGVKKFTWLLAGYNEKRVKDKNKLALLVGGTFALLGIGIAISGFAGIQQAETIMFVAIGIILLELVYVNVKMVE, encoded by the coding sequence ATGGAGATGAATTTGGTTATAGTCGGCTTGGTATTTGTAGTGCTGGGTTATTTAGTCGGTGTTAAAAAATTTACTTGGCTATTAGCAGGTTATAATGAAAAGCGAGTAAAAGATAAAAATAAATTGGCTCTCCTTGTCGGTGGCACATTTGCTTTACTAGGTATAGGAATCGCTATAAGCGGATTTGCAGGCATACAACAAGCAGAAACGATTATGTTTGTAGCAATAGGAATCATTTTGCTTGAGTTGGTTTATGTTAACGTAAAAATGGTTGAATAA
- a CDS encoding glycine betaine uptake BCCT transporter: MKKVGIVFWSSFTLVMLAVLVGVLAPQTLENVTKNIQNLLTYNFGWYYLLVVAIIIAFCIFLILSPVGAIRLGKPTDRPDYSNASWFAMLFSAGMGIGLVFWGAAEPLSHFAISSPQAPEGSQQALKDSFRYTFFHWGISAWAIYGVVALALAYSNFRKGAPGLISSTLFPLFGEKTKGPIGYTIDIIAVFATVIGVATTLGLGAQQINGGLSYLFDLPINFTVQLIIIVIVTVLFIISASTGLDKGIQLLSNWNLYLAAALLLLTLFIGPTVSIMNDFTSGLGSYLQNFVQMSLRMEPGDAGSRDWINGWTIFYWAWWMSWSPFVGIFIARISKGRTIREFLMGVILAPTLVSIFWFATFGTTAIETYLTKDEGLVDLPTEQLLFGVFDQMPLGFILSIIALLLVAVFFITSADSATFVLGMQTTFGSMNPSFKIKLIWGILQAAIAASLLFSGGLTALQNAAIIVAFPFSFIILLMILSLYKSLMAERKKLGLYIRPKKQHPSDGQKKN, encoded by the coding sequence ATGAAAAAAGTAGGCATCGTTTTTTGGAGCTCATTTACACTAGTAATGCTGGCAGTACTAGTTGGTGTACTCGCTCCACAAACATTAGAAAATGTCACCAAAAACATTCAAAATTTACTTACTTATAATTTTGGCTGGTATTATTTATTAGTTGTTGCAATCATTATTGCGTTTTGTATTTTCCTCATATTGAGTCCTGTTGGAGCGATACGTCTCGGTAAGCCGACTGACCGTCCGGACTACAGCAATGCATCGTGGTTTGCGATGCTGTTTAGTGCTGGAATGGGGATTGGTTTAGTTTTCTGGGGAGCAGCGGAACCATTATCACATTTTGCTATTAGTTCCCCGCAGGCTCCCGAAGGTTCCCAGCAAGCATTGAAAGATTCTTTTCGATATACGTTCTTCCATTGGGGAATTTCCGCTTGGGCTATTTATGGTGTAGTTGCATTAGCACTCGCCTACTCTAATTTCCGTAAAGGTGCACCCGGTTTGATAAGTTCCACACTTTTTCCTCTTTTCGGTGAAAAAACAAAGGGTCCTATTGGATATACAATTGATATTATCGCGGTCTTCGCTACAGTAATCGGTGTTGCAACAACACTCGGTTTAGGTGCACAGCAAATAAATGGCGGTCTATCCTATTTATTTGACCTTCCAATTAACTTTACTGTTCAATTAATCATTATTGTTATCGTTACGGTATTGTTTATCATTTCCGCTTCAACCGGTCTTGATAAAGGTATTCAACTGTTAAGTAATTGGAACCTCTACTTAGCGGCTGCATTATTGTTATTAACTTTATTTATTGGTCCTACTGTTTCCATCATGAATGATTTTACATCAGGACTCGGCAGTTATTTACAAAACTTTGTGCAAATGAGTTTACGTATGGAGCCGGGTGATGCCGGCAGCCGTGATTGGATTAACGGATGGACAATTTTCTATTGGGCATGGTGGATGTCATGGTCTCCATTTGTCGGTATTTTTATTGCACGTATTTCAAAAGGTCGAACAATCCGTGAATTTTTAATGGGAGTTATTTTAGCACCGACACTTGTTAGTATTTTCTGGTTTGCAACGTTTGGAACGACGGCGATTGAAACATATTTGACAAAAGATGAAGGGCTTGTTGATTTACCGACAGAACAGCTTTTATTCGGTGTATTTGACCAAATGCCACTCGGCTTTATTTTATCGATTATCGCCCTCTTGCTTGTCGCGGTATTCTTTATCACTTCGGCCGATTCAGCTACATTTGTGCTTGGTATGCAAACAACATTCGGATCGATGAACCCATCATTTAAAATAAAATTGATTTGGGGAATTTTACAGGCTGCCATTGCTGCAAGTCTTCTGTTTTCCGGTGGTCTGACCGCCTTGCAGAATGCCGCGATTATTGTCGCCTTCCCATTCTCATTTATCATTTTGCTGATGATTCTTTCGCTCTACAAATCATTAATGGCCGAGCGGAAAAAGTTAGGTCTATATATTCGACCGAAAAAACAGCA
- a CDS encoding catalase gives MKNNNKKVEQLQQFTTKDEGQPLTTNHGLKLTNDEHSLTIGERGPTIMEDFHFREKMTHFDHERIPERVVHARGSGAHGIFESYGDASDITMAHFLGEKGRQTPVFVRFSTVAGSRGSAETVRDVRGFATKFYTEEGNYDLVGNNIPIFFIQDAIKFPDLIHAVKPEPHNEIPQAQSAHDTFWDFVVSNEETAHMTMWKMSDRSIPRSFRTMEGFGVNTFRFVNAKGEAHFVKFHWKPVFGAHSLVWDEAQKIAGKDPDFNRRDLFDNIEAGNYPEYELAVQLIPQDDEFKFDFDILDPTKIWPEELIPLRKLGKMTLNRNTDNFFAETEQIAFHVGHVVPGIDFSNDPLLQGRLFSYTDTQLIRLGGPNFHELPINRPVCPFHNNQRDGYGRMTINKGRVAYGKNSLQNNTPHVVTQKEGGYAHYQEKIEGRKVRARSLSFEDHYSQARQFWLSQTDVEKQHIINAFSFELGKVETIEIRKAAVDMFARVDRAMVEQIAQNIGVTPPDESIQQVEDQQPSDAVSILKNQVPFLKSKKVGIIVDTNSNLEELVMPLENEGVTVELISDKQGRIGEREIDHTLATADPVLYDGLIVAATFDSVVPKRKVQRFADEIFNHYKALGYASAEILDKDYAHAPGVVAGISDFVEALKKGRHFDRTDATG, from the coding sequence TTGAAGAACAACAATAAAAAAGTCGAACAATTGCAGCAGTTTACTACGAAAGATGAAGGTCAGCCGCTGACAACGAACCATGGATTAAAGTTGACGAATGACGAGCATTCATTAACGATAGGTGAACGTGGTCCAACAATAATGGAGGATTTTCATTTCCGTGAAAAAATGACCCATTTCGACCATGAACGTATTCCGGAACGAGTTGTACATGCACGAGGTTCAGGGGCTCATGGGATATTTGAAAGTTATGGCGATGCATCAGATATAACGATGGCTCATTTTTTAGGAGAGAAAGGCCGCCAAACACCTGTCTTTGTTCGATTTTCAACAGTAGCAGGATCACGAGGCTCAGCAGAAACAGTGCGTGATGTACGTGGATTTGCAACAAAATTTTATACAGAAGAAGGGAACTACGATTTAGTTGGAAACAATATCCCGATTTTCTTCATTCAAGATGCAATTAAATTCCCGGATTTAATCCATGCAGTTAAACCGGAGCCACATAATGAAATTCCTCAAGCGCAAAGTGCCCATGATACATTTTGGGATTTTGTCGTAAGCAATGAAGAAACCGCACATATGACAATGTGGAAAATGTCTGACCGATCGATTCCAAGAAGTTTCCGTACGATGGAAGGGTTTGGTGTAAATACTTTCCGTTTTGTCAACGCCAAAGGGGAAGCCCACTTCGTTAAATTCCATTGGAAACCTGTATTTGGTGCTCATTCTTTAGTATGGGATGAAGCTCAAAAAATCGCAGGGAAAGATCCGGACTTTAATCGCCGCGACCTTTTCGATAATATTGAAGCCGGAAATTATCCGGAATATGAACTTGCTGTGCAGCTTATTCCACAAGATGATGAGTTCAAATTTGATTTCGATATTTTGGACCCGACAAAAATTTGGCCGGAAGAACTGATTCCGCTTCGCAAACTCGGAAAAATGACATTGAATCGAAATACGGATAACTTTTTTGCAGAAACGGAACAGATTGCATTCCATGTGGGACATGTCGTACCGGGAATCGATTTTTCGAACGATCCTTTATTACAAGGACGCTTATTCTCCTACACAGACACACAACTGATTCGATTAGGCGGACCAAACTTCCATGAGTTGCCGATCAATCGTCCAGTCTGCCCATTCCATAATAATCAGCGTGACGGGTATGGACGTATGACGATCAATAAGGGACGCGTTGCATACGGAAAAAACAGTCTGCAAAACAATACACCGCATGTTGTGACGCAAAAAGAAGGCGGCTATGCTCATTACCAGGAAAAAATCGAAGGGCGCAAAGTGCGTGCCCGAAGCTTATCGTTTGAAGATCATTATAGCCAGGCGCGTCAATTCTGGTTAAGCCAGACAGATGTGGAAAAGCAGCATATTATTAATGCTTTCAGTTTTGAGCTGGGTAAAGTAGAAACAATTGAAATCCGTAAAGCTGCAGTCGATATGTTTGCTCGCGTCGACCGTGCAATGGTTGAGCAAATTGCACAAAATATCGGTGTTACACCACCAGATGAATCAATCCAGCAAGTTGAAGATCAACAGCCATCAGATGCTGTGAGTATCTTAAAAAATCAGGTACCATTCTTGAAATCGAAAAAAGTCGGTATCATTGTCGATACAAACAGCAATTTGGAAGAACTGGTCATGCCTTTGGAAAACGAAGGTGTTACAGTTGAGCTGATCAGCGATAAGCAAGGAAGAATCGGTGAGCGTGAAATTGATCATACGCTGGCAACGGCCGATCCTGTACTTTATGATGGTCTAATTGTTGCCGCAACTTTCGATAGTGTCGTTCCTAAACGAAAAGTACAACGATTTGCCGATGAGATTTTCAACCACTATAAAGCATTAGGGTATGCTTCAGCTGAAATTTTGGATAAAGACTATGCTCATGCGCCGGGTGTCGTAGCAGGTATTTCGGATTTTGTGGAAGCATTGAAAAAAGGCCGCCACTTTGACCGAACAGATGCAACGGGTTGA
- a CDS encoding YkvI family membrane protein, which translates to MKNILKIASAFIGVIVGAGFASGQEILQYFTSFGILGIFGAILSTVLFSGIGMLLVWLGSYTKTTSHKDVIYRISGRYLGTVIDFILIFTLFGVGVVMLAGAGSNLNQQFGLPVFVGTTLMTILVLLTGFLKVNRVVAIIGSITPVLIIFVIFISIYSFLTMSGTFASLNDIAQATPTTLPNWFISSINYVSFNIAVGASMSIVMGGAEKSPKTAAIGGLVGGLILGVLILLMHLAIFSKIEEVGTLDMPMLGIVSNLSPTLGIIMSLVIFGMIYNTAVGMFFSFSARFAESGTQKFKTFFTITMIVGYLASFVGFTGLVSYFYPLIGYLGIILILALVAAPFIIKKQEAR; encoded by the coding sequence GTGAAAAATATATTGAAAATTGCAAGCGCTTTTATTGGCGTGATCGTAGGCGCAGGATTCGCTTCAGGACAAGAAATACTGCAATACTTTACAAGCTTTGGAATACTCGGGATATTCGGAGCTATTTTATCAACGGTACTGTTTTCGGGTATTGGTATGCTGTTAGTATGGCTTGGCAGTTATACAAAAACGACCTCCCATAAAGACGTGATTTACAGAATTAGCGGGCGATATCTTGGAACGGTCATCGATTTTATACTTATTTTTACGTTGTTTGGCGTAGGTGTCGTGATGTTAGCTGGAGCCGGTTCGAATTTAAATCAACAGTTTGGGTTACCGGTTTTTGTAGGTACGACTCTTATGACAATACTCGTATTACTAACAGGGTTTTTGAAAGTAAATCGGGTTGTTGCAATTATAGGAAGTATTACACCGGTTCTCATTATTTTTGTTATATTTATTTCGATTTACAGTTTTCTAACGATGAGCGGAACTTTTGCATCGTTAAACGATATAGCGCAAGCAACACCGACTACTCTACCAAACTGGTTCATTTCCAGTATTAATTACGTGTCATTTAATATCGCAGTTGGAGCTTCGATGTCCATTGTGATGGGCGGAGCTGAAAAAAGTCCAAAAACAGCAGCGATCGGCGGTTTGGTTGGAGGTCTTATTTTAGGGGTTCTCATTCTATTGATGCATTTAGCTATTTTCTCGAAAATCGAAGAGGTTGGTACGTTGGATATGCCAATGCTGGGAATTGTGAGTAATTTATCACCAACATTGGGTATTATCATGTCATTAGTTATTTTCGGTATGATTTATAATACAGCGGTCGGAATGTTCTTTTCTTTCTCAGCACGTTTTGCGGAATCAGGAACACAGAAATTTAAAACATTCTTTACAATTACAATGATTGTAGGTTATTTGGCTAGTTTTGTAGGCTTTACTGGTCTGGTTAGTTATTTTTATCCTCTAATCGGTTATCTGGGCATAATCCTCATTCTTGCTTTAGTGGCAGCGCCATTTATTATTAAGAAACAAGAAGCAAGATAA